The following proteins are encoded in a genomic region of Ailuropoda melanoleuca isolate Jingjing chromosome 10, ASM200744v2, whole genome shotgun sequence:
- the GJA10 gene encoding LOW QUALITY PROTEIN: gap junction alpha-10 protein (The sequence of the model RefSeq protein was modified relative to this genomic sequence to represent the inferred CDS: inserted 2 bases in 1 codon), protein MGDWNLLGGVLEEVHSHSTIVGKIWLTILFIFRMLVLGVAAEDVWDDEQSAFACNTQQPGCNNICYDDAFPISLIRFWVLQIIFVSSPSLVYMGHALYRLRAFEKERQKKKSHLRVQMENPELELEEQQRIDRELKRLEEQKRIHKVPLKGCLLRTYVLHILTRSVMEVGFMIGQYILYGFQMHPLYKCSQPPCPNAVDCFVSRPTEKTIFMLFMHSIAAISLFLNILEIVHLGIRKIMRALYEKSSNEGIEDESGTPFHLKKYSVVQECTICSPLPKRISLLQANNQQQVIRVNVPKSKTTWQSSQPMQLEVDPCCVKKEWAEKDQHCGQLHVQGPRPSTQIQHPGQQXHTFALKKAKSQSWIATEIAPRHCPTYAIETWEQSQDRRHSAEPLTDLHSYCRASDGSVRRSRVWADRSHPGSRKASFLSRLLSEKGQLHSDSGSSSSRNSSCLDLLHRENSPSPLPSATGYRTSMNMLLELSSIMKK, encoded by the exons ATGGGGGATTGGAATTTATTAGGTGGCGTCCTAGAGGAAGTTCACTCCCACTCAACTATTGTGGGGAAAATCTGGCTGaccattctcttcattttccGAATGCTGGTACTTGGTGTGGCTGCTGAAGATGTCTGGGATGATGAACAGTCAGCATTTGCCTGCAACACCCAGCAGCCAGGTTGCAACAATATCTGTTATGATGATGCTTTCCCTATCTCTTTGATCAGGTTCTGGGTTTTACAGATCATCTTTGtgtcttctccttctctggtATATATGGGCCATGCACTTTATAGACTCAGGGCCTtcgagaaggagaggcagaagaaaaagtcACACTTACGAGTCCAGATGGAGAATCCAGAGCTTGAACTGGAGGAGCAACAAAGGATAGATAGAGAGCTGAAGAGGTTAGAGGAGCAGAAGAGAATCCATAAAGTCCCTCTGAAAGGATGTCTGCTGCGTACTTATGTCTTACACATCTTGACAAGATCTGTGATGGAAGTAGGGTTCATGATAGGCCAATATATTCTCTATGGGTTTCAAATGCATCCCCTTTACAAATGCAGTCAACCTCCTTGCCCTAATGCAGTGGATTGCTTTGTATCCAGGCCCACAGAGAAGACAATTTTCATGCTCTTTATGCACAGCATTGCAGCTATCTCTTTATTCCTCAATATACTAGAAATAGTTCATCTGGGAATCAGGAAAATCATGAGGGCACTTTATGAGAAATCCAGCAATGAGGGCATTGAGGATGAAAGCGGCACCCCAttccatttgaaaaaatattcagtggTCCAGGAGTGTACGATTTGCTCTCCCTTGCCTAAAAGAATCTCTCTACTTCAAGCCAACAATCAACAGCAAGTCATTCGAGTCAATGTGCCAAAGTCTAAAACCACGTGGCAAAGCTCACAGCCCATGCAACTTGAAGTAGACCCTTGCTGTGTTAAAAAAGAGTGGGCTGAGAAGGATCAGCACTGTGGACAGCTCCACGTCCAAGGCCCAAGGCCCAGTACTCAAATTCAGCACCCCGGACAGCA CCACACCTTTGCCCTAAAAAAGGCAAAGTCCCAGTCCTGGATAGCTACAGAGATAGCTCCTAGACACTGTCCAACCTATGCAATAGAAACCTGGGAGCAGTCCCAGGATCGACGACACTCAGCAGAGCCTCTCACAGATTTGCACAGTTACTGTAGAGCCAGCGATGGCAGTGTGAGGAGGAGCAGGGTCTGGGCAGACAGATCTCACCCGGGCAGTCGCAAGGCCAGCTTTTTGTCCAGATTGCTGTCTGAAAAGGGACAGTTGCACAGTGACTCAGGAAGCTCCAGTTCTCGGAACAGCTCTTGCTTGGACCTTCTGCACCGGGAAAATAGCCCCTCGCCTCTGCCTTCAGCCACTGGGTACAGAACATCAATG